One window of the Microvirga mediterraneensis genome contains the following:
- the mmsB gene encoding multiple monosaccharide ABC transporter permease, with protein sequence MEFVKTHFRDYGMLLSLLVIMLFFQVVTDGTLLRPLNLTNLVLQNSYIVIMALGMLLVIVAGHIDLSVGSIVGFVGGLAAMMMVRWGFDPVTTTIACLIVGGMIGAAQGYWVAYFKVPSFIVTLAGMLVFKGLTLALLGGMSVGPFPVGFQRLSSGFIPDVFGGEGFNYTALFLGAASVAAIIYFSFRSRANQLKHAVETAPFGLFLFKNALLAVLVVAFCYLMATYRGLPNVLVIMAVLIALYAFVTNRTTIGRRIYALGGNEKAAKLSGIKTERLTFLTFVNMGVLAGLAGLIFAARLNTATPKAGLGFELDVIAAVFIGGASATGGVGKVTGAVIGAFVMGVMNNGMSILGIGIDYQQVIKGLVLLAAVSLDVYNRKK encoded by the coding sequence ATGGAGTTCGTCAAAACCCATTTCCGCGACTACGGCATGCTTCTGTCGCTCCTGGTCATCATGCTGTTCTTCCAGGTAGTGACGGACGGAACCCTGCTGCGGCCGCTCAACCTGACCAACCTGGTGCTCCAGAACAGCTACATCGTCATCATGGCGCTGGGCATGCTCCTGGTCATCGTGGCGGGCCATATCGACCTCTCGGTCGGCTCCATCGTCGGCTTCGTCGGGGGGCTGGCGGCCATGATGATGGTGCGCTGGGGCTTCGATCCGGTGACGACCACCATCGCGTGCCTGATCGTGGGCGGCATGATCGGTGCGGCGCAAGGCTATTGGGTCGCCTATTTCAAGGTCCCGTCCTTCATCGTCACGCTCGCCGGCATGCTCGTCTTCAAGGGCCTGACCCTGGCGCTGCTCGGCGGCATGTCGGTCGGCCCGTTCCCGGTCGGATTCCAGCGCCTGAGCTCCGGCTTCATTCCGGATGTCTTCGGCGGCGAGGGCTTCAACTACACCGCGCTGTTCCTCGGGGCCGCCAGCGTGGCGGCCATCATCTATTTCAGCTTCCGCAGCCGCGCCAACCAGCTCAAGCACGCGGTCGAGACCGCGCCCTTCGGCCTGTTCCTGTTCAAGAATGCCCTGCTGGCCGTTCTCGTCGTCGCGTTCTGCTACCTGATGGCGACCTATCGCGGCCTGCCGAACGTGCTGGTCATCATGGCGGTCCTGATCGCACTCTACGCCTTTGTGACCAACCGGACCACGATCGGCCGCCGCATCTACGCGCTCGGCGGCAACGAGAAGGCGGCCAAGCTGTCGGGCATCAAGACCGAGCGCCTGACCTTTCTCACCTTCGTCAACATGGGCGTTCTGGCGGGACTCGCGGGCCTCATCTTCGCCGCCCGCCTCAACACGGCGACGCCGAAGGCGGGCCTCGGCTTCGAGCTCGACGTGATTGCGGCCGTGTTCATCGGCGGCGCCTCCGCGACCGGCGGCGTCGGCAAGGTGACGGGCGCCGTCATCGGCGCCTTCGTGATGGGCGTGATGAACAACGGCATGTCGATCCTCGGCATCGGCATCGACTACCAGCAGGTCATCAAAGGGTTGGTGCTGCTCGCAGCCGTCTCCCTCGACGTCTACAACAGGAAGAAGTGA
- the mmsA gene encoding multiple monosaccharide ABC transporter ATP-binding protein, with product MNAILEMRGITKTFPGVKALDNVNITVKAGEIHALVGENGAGKSTLMKVLSGVYPHGSYSGEIVYEGQERRFSGIADSEKLGIIIIHQELALVPLLSIAENIFLGNEQARFGVIDWSVAFAKTKELLKLVGLKESPDELITNLGVGKQQLVEIAKALSKRVKLLILDEPTASLNEKDSDALLNLLLRFKEQGISSILISHKLNEISKVADSITVLRDGGTVETLDCRAESVSEDRIIRGMVGRTMEDRYPKREPKIGETMFQVENWSAYHPLHSHMQVVKNVNLNIRRGEIVGIAGLMGAGRTEFAMSLFGRSYGQNISGRVTLHGKEIDVSTVEKAVSNGIAYATEDRKTYGLVLAEDIRKNVTLAHLEGVSKNFVIDDIKELAVANDYRAKMRIRSSNVFQETVNLSGGNQQKVVLSKWLFSDPEILILDEPTRGIDVGAKYEIYTIINRLADAGKGVLMISSEMPELLGMCDRIYVMNEGSLIAELDIAEASQEKIMHAIVKSGRR from the coding sequence ATGAATGCGATCCTTGAGATGCGGGGGATCACCAAGACGTTTCCCGGCGTGAAGGCGCTGGACAACGTCAACATCACGGTCAAGGCCGGCGAGATCCACGCCCTCGTGGGCGAGAACGGCGCCGGTAAATCCACGCTGATGAAGGTCCTGAGCGGCGTCTATCCGCACGGCTCCTATTCCGGCGAGATCGTCTACGAAGGCCAGGAGCGGCGCTTCTCGGGCATCGCCGACAGCGAGAAGCTCGGCATCATCATCATCCACCAGGAGCTGGCTCTCGTGCCGCTCCTGTCGATCGCGGAGAACATCTTCCTCGGCAACGAGCAGGCCCGGTTCGGCGTCATCGACTGGTCCGTCGCGTTCGCGAAGACGAAGGAGCTGCTCAAGCTCGTCGGCCTGAAAGAATCGCCCGACGAGCTGATCACCAACCTGGGCGTCGGCAAGCAGCAGCTCGTGGAGATCGCCAAGGCGCTCTCGAAGAGGGTGAAGCTCCTCATTCTCGACGAGCCGACCGCGAGCCTGAACGAGAAGGACAGCGATGCGCTGCTGAACCTGCTGCTCCGGTTCAAGGAGCAGGGCATTTCCTCGATCCTGATCTCGCACAAGCTGAACGAGATCTCGAAGGTCGCCGATTCCATCACCGTCCTGCGCGACGGCGGCACGGTCGAGACCCTCGATTGCCGGGCCGAGTCCGTCAGCGAGGACCGCATCATCCGCGGCATGGTCGGCCGCACCATGGAGGACCGGTATCCGAAGCGCGAGCCGAAGATCGGCGAGACCATGTTCCAGGTCGAGAACTGGTCGGCCTATCACCCGCTCCACAGCCACATGCAGGTGGTCAAGAACGTCAATCTCAACATCCGGCGCGGCGAGATCGTGGGCATCGCCGGGCTGATGGGGGCGGGGCGGACCGAGTTCGCCATGAGCCTGTTCGGCCGCAGCTACGGCCAGAACATTTCCGGCCGGGTGACCCTGCACGGCAAGGAGATCGACGTGAGCACGGTGGAGAAGGCCGTCTCCAACGGGATCGCCTATGCCACAGAGGACCGGAAGACCTATGGTCTCGTCCTTGCCGAGGACATCCGCAAGAACGTGACCCTCGCCCATCTCGAGGGCGTCTCGAAGAACTTCGTCATCGACGACATCAAGGAGCTGGCGGTCGCCAACGACTATCGCGCCAAGATGCGGATCCGCTCCTCCAACGTCTTCCAGGAAACGGTGAACCTTTCGGGCGGCAACCAGCAGAAGGTGGTCCTGAGCAAATGGCTCTTCTCCGATCCGGAGATCCTGATCCTGGACGAGCCGACCCGCGGCATCGACGTCGGGGCGAAGTACGAAATCTATACGATCATCAACAGGCTGGCCGATGCCGGCAAGGGCGTCCTCATGATATCATCGGAAATGCCGGAACTGCTCGGCATGTGCGACAGGATCTATGTGATGAACGAAGGGTCCCTGATCGCCGAGCTCGATATCGCCGAGGCTTCGCAGGAAAAGATCATGCACGCCATCGTGAAGTCGGGGAGACGCTGA
- the chvE gene encoding multiple monosaccharide ABC transporter substrate-binding protein, whose translation MAAVALGAFGLLGAAQAQDKGTVGVAMPTKSSARWIDDGNNMVKVLKEKGYNVDLQYAEDDIPNQLSQIENMITKGSKVLVIAAIDGTTLSDALQQAADKGIKVIAYDRLIRNSKNVDYYATFDNFQVGVLQGGYIEKALGLKEGKGPFNIELFGGSPDDNNAYFFYNGAMSVLDPYIKSGKLKVQSGQTGMDKVSTLRWDGAVAQARMDNLLSAFYTDKRVDAVLSPYDGLSIGIISSLKGVGYGTPKQPMPIITGQDAEVPSIKSILAKEQTSTVFKDTRELAKVAANMVDAVLSGKQPEVNDTKTYENGVKVVPAYLLKPVSVDASNWKEILVGSGYYKEDQFK comes from the coding sequence ATGGCGGCCGTGGCTCTTGGAGCCTTTGGCCTGCTCGGCGCCGCGCAGGCGCAGGATAAGGGCACGGTCGGCGTGGCCATGCCGACGAAGTCGTCCGCGCGCTGGATCGACGACGGCAACAACATGGTCAAGGTGCTCAAAGAGAAGGGCTACAACGTCGACCTGCAATATGCGGAAGACGACATCCCGAACCAGCTGTCGCAGATCGAGAACATGATCACCAAGGGCTCCAAGGTGCTGGTGATCGCCGCCATCGACGGCACGACGCTGTCCGACGCGCTGCAGCAGGCCGCCGACAAGGGCATCAAGGTCATCGCCTATGACCGCCTGATCCGCAATTCCAAGAACGTCGACTACTACGCCACCTTCGACAACTTCCAGGTCGGCGTGCTCCAGGGCGGCTACATCGAGAAGGCGCTCGGCCTGAAGGAGGGCAAGGGCCCGTTCAACATCGAGCTGTTCGGCGGCTCGCCCGACGACAACAACGCGTACTTCTTCTACAACGGCGCCATGTCCGTGCTCGATCCCTACATCAAGAGCGGCAAGCTCAAGGTGCAGAGCGGCCAGACCGGCATGGACAAGGTCTCAACCCTGCGCTGGGACGGCGCGGTGGCCCAGGCCCGCATGGACAACCTCCTGTCCGCCTTCTACACCGACAAGCGCGTCGACGCGGTTCTCTCGCCCTATGACGGCCTGAGCATCGGCATCATCTCGTCGCTCAAGGGCGTGGGCTACGGCACGCCGAAGCAGCCGATGCCGATCATCACCGGCCAGGATGCGGAAGTGCCTTCCATCAAGTCGATCCTCGCCAAGGAGCAGACCTCGACGGTGTTCAAGGACACCCGCGAGCTCGCCAAGGTCGCGGCCAACATGGTCGACGCGGTGCTCTCCGGAAAGCAGCCGGAAGTCAACGACACCAAGACCTACGAGAACGGCGTGAAGGTGGTCCCGGCCTACCTGCTGAAGCCGGTCAGCGTCGATGCGTCGAACTGGAAGGAAATCCTGGTCGGCAGCGGCTACTACAAGGAAGACCAGTTCAAGTAG
- a CDS encoding FadR/GntR family transcriptional regulator — protein sequence MLLNGIQRPARARSAHDLVAHGIGQNIMQGRFPIGSTLPGDAELMELYGVSRTALREALKTLAAKGLIESKTKVGTKVLDRNNWNMFDADILGWHLEMGVDARFLGWLFEIRQMLEPLACATAALRRTPEQLAVMSRALQAMYQCESSRQGFTKADLAFHQAILEASANPFLQSIGSVIGAALATSFTISSPVSSDDRFREVMRQHQAVFDAIEQRSPAAASEAMSGLILQAAERVRIKHAESALATVQIHAFSEVE from the coding sequence GTGTTGCTGAACGGTATCCAGAGGCCTGCGAGAGCGCGATCAGCCCATGATCTCGTTGCCCATGGGATCGGCCAGAACATCATGCAGGGCCGCTTCCCCATCGGCAGCACCCTGCCGGGCGACGCGGAGCTGATGGAGCTGTACGGGGTTTCTCGGACGGCGCTTCGGGAGGCGTTGAAGACGCTCGCGGCCAAGGGCCTGATCGAGTCCAAGACGAAGGTCGGCACGAAGGTTCTCGACCGCAACAACTGGAACATGTTCGATGCCGATATCCTCGGATGGCATCTCGAGATGGGCGTCGACGCGCGCTTCCTCGGATGGCTCTTCGAGATCCGGCAGATGCTCGAGCCTCTGGCCTGCGCCACCGCCGCCCTGCGGCGGACGCCGGAGCAGCTCGCGGTGATGAGCCGGGCGCTCCAGGCCATGTACCAGTGCGAGAGCAGCCGGCAGGGCTTCACCAAGGCGGACCTGGCCTTCCACCAAGCCATTCTGGAGGCCTCCGCCAATCCTTTCCTGCAGTCGATCGGCTCGGTCATCGGCGCAGCCCTGGCGACCTCGTTCACGATCAGCTCCCCGGTCTCCAGCGACGACCGCTTCCGGGAGGTGATGCGGCAGCATCAGGCGGTGTTCGATGCCATCGAGCAGCGCAGTCCGGCGGCTGCGAGCGAGGCCATGTCGGGGCTGATCCTGCAGGCGGCGGAGCGGGTTCGGATCAAGCATGCGGAGAGCGCGCTGGCGACGGTGCAGATCCACGCCTTCTCGGAAGTGGAGTGA
- the yjfF gene encoding galactofuranose ABC transporter, permease protein YjfF: protein MIRRHLPVLITLAVFVVGYLICLAQFPSFASTRVIGNLLTDNAFLGIVAVGMTFVILSGGIDLSVGSVIAFTGVFLAVTIEKHGLNPYLAFVLVLGISGLFGAGMGFLIHTFQIPAFIVTLAGMFLARGLCFVLTTDSIPINAPAYGQITDIAFGLPGGGRLTFIAMVMLLTFAVGIVLAHFTRFGANVYALGGNRTSAELMGVPVRKTTIRIYMLSSFLAGLAGIVFSFYTSAGYSLAATGVELDTIAAVVIGGTLLTGGYGTIIGTLAGVLIQGLIQTYITFEGTLSSWWTKIAIGALLFAFIVLQRGLSAASLRTR from the coding sequence ATGATCAGGCGTCACCTCCCGGTTCTCATCACGCTCGCCGTCTTCGTCGTCGGCTACCTGATCTGCCTCGCGCAGTTTCCGAGTTTCGCGTCGACCCGGGTGATCGGCAATCTTCTGACCGACAACGCCTTCCTGGGCATCGTGGCGGTCGGCATGACCTTCGTCATCCTGTCCGGCGGCATCGATCTCTCGGTCGGCTCGGTCATCGCCTTCACAGGCGTGTTCCTCGCCGTCACCATCGAGAAACACGGGCTCAACCCGTACCTTGCCTTTGTCCTCGTCCTGGGGATCTCGGGACTGTTCGGGGCCGGCATGGGCTTCCTGATCCACACCTTCCAGATCCCCGCTTTCATCGTCACGCTGGCGGGCATGTTCCTGGCCAGGGGCCTGTGCTTCGTGCTCACGACGGATTCGATCCCGATCAACGCGCCGGCCTATGGCCAGATCACGGACATCGCCTTCGGGTTGCCGGGAGGCGGGCGGTTGACCTTCATCGCCATGGTGATGCTGCTGACCTTCGCGGTCGGAATCGTCCTGGCGCATTTCACCCGCTTCGGCGCCAATGTGTATGCGCTCGGCGGCAACAGGACCTCGGCGGAGCTGATGGGGGTGCCGGTACGGAAAACGACGATCCGCATCTACATGCTGTCGAGTTTCCTGGCGGGCTTGGCCGGAATCGTCTTTTCCTTCTATACCTCTGCGGGTTACTCCCTGGCCGCGACCGGCGTCGAGCTCGACACGATCGCGGCGGTCGTCATCGGCGGCACCCTGCTCACGGGGGGCTATGGGACGATCATCGGCACGCTCGCGGGCGTGCTCATTCAGGGGTTGATCCAGACCTACATCACGTTCGAGGGGACCTTGAGTTCGTGGTGGACCAAGATCGCCATCGGGGCCCTGCTGTTCGCCTTCATCGTGCTGCAGCGCGGCCTGTCGGCGGCGTCGCTTCGAACACGGTAG